From a single Lolium rigidum isolate FL_2022 chromosome 7, APGP_CSIRO_Lrig_0.1, whole genome shotgun sequence genomic region:
- the LOC124673460 gene encoding uncharacterized protein LOC124673460, translating to MAEPDQTHTTATEAHTEETDTDTTDTEESATDTDGVPELTPEEMARLLEPDPEPTAEEKALQALHLVRCRDFTEHDPKTNAYVCTRFCGFNIAFFDLDQESEAIHGLPLQELSNSQWRSIVESSVNVLSLKLIESDVGYPINVFGTVIARDEVDYKCVYLFRRERDDSQCIESPEDMLTLTGPSRGLVVSDRMFFEINLKIKGDATTHDRDFSKGVIEYSRLPLISSKRPVTELLTSWRSKVELVLAPVPYPVAATLKVNILNGSRDTPFNGKITAWTTGNVDDHIILYEHDGTNTSMGTGKLIEDSGSVVLTRNLVAVPVPVPIPPFDEDEEIVINVCFITGNDEDERTLVTIQYPQEEKVCNHGRYELQVKVSWTAIVRRPMSKGIHRRWCSVPRKPLAFYVHQHKFC from the exons ATGGCGGAGCCGGATCAGACGCACACGACGGCGACGGAGGCGCACACGGAGGAGACAGACACGGACACAACGGATACGGAAGAATCTGCGACGGACACGGACGGTGTGCCGGAGCTGACGCCGGAGGAGATGGCGCGGCTGCTGGAGCCAGACCCGGAGCCCACGGCCGAGGAGAAGGCGCTGCAGGCTCTCCACCTCGTCCGCTGCAGGGACTTCACAGAGCACGACCCCAAGACGAACGCCTACGTCTGCACCCGCTTCTGCGGCTTCAACATCGCCTTCTTCGACCTCGACCAAGAGT CTGAAGCGATCCATGGGCTGCCACTCCAAGAGCTAAGCAATTCTCAGTGGAGGTCGATTGTGGAATCATCCGTAAATGTCCTTTCGTTGAAGCTGATCGAATCCGATGTGGGCTACCCGATCAACGTGTTTGGTACCGTGATTGCGAGGGATGAGGTCGACTACAAGTGTGTCTACCTGTTCCGGCGTGAAAGGGATGATTCCCAGTGCATCGAGTCGCCG GAGGACATGCTAACATTGACAGGCCCAAGTCGAGGATTGGTGGTATCAGACAGAATGTTTTTCGAGATCAATCTAAAGATCAAGGGTGATGCAACCACACACGACCGAGATTTTAGCAAAGGTGTGATAGAATACTCGCGTCTCCcccttatctcttccaagagaccGGTGACTGAGCTGCTAACTAGCTGGCGGAGCAAGGTGGAATTGGTGTTAGCGCCTGTTCCATATCCCGTGGCAGCTACACTCAAGGTCAATATTTTGAATGGGTCGCGTGATACCCCTTTCAACGGCAAAATCACCGCTTGGACTACTGGAAATGTCGATGATCATATCATTCTATATGAACATGATGGTACTAACACCTCTATGGGCACTGGGAAATTAATTGAAGACAGTGGCTCTGTTGTGTTAACTCGAAATTTGGTTGCTGTCCCTGTCCCTGTCCCCATCCCCCCatttgatgaagatgaagaaattgtGATCAATGTCTGTTTTATTACCGGTAACGACGAGGATGAACGCACCCTGGTCACTATACAATACCCTCAGGAGGAAAAGGTTTGCAACCACGGCCGGTATGAGCTACAAGTTAAGGTTTCTTGGACAGCTATTGTAAGGCGGCCGATGAGCAAAGGTATTCATAGAAGATGGTGTTCTGTGCCTAGGAAACCATTAGCCTTCTATGTGCATCAACACAAGTTCTGTTGA